The following are encoded in a window of Arthrobacter woluwensis genomic DNA:
- a CDS encoding pyrimidine dimer DNA glycosylase/endonuclease V, translating into MRIWSVHPSQLDRAGLVACWRETLLAQAVLSGRTQGYQNHPQLVRFRATAEPLAAVGAYLSAVQAEATARGYRFDADRILRPGIPDGAIPVTSGQLAYEWAHLGAKLERRSPADAERWAASSPVPHPLFTVVEGPVESWERVS; encoded by the coding sequence GTGAGGATCTGGTCCGTGCATCCCAGCCAACTGGACAGGGCCGGGCTCGTCGCGTGCTGGCGCGAGACGCTGCTCGCACAGGCCGTGCTGTCCGGCCGGACCCAGGGCTATCAGAACCATCCGCAACTGGTGCGGTTCCGCGCAACGGCCGAGCCGCTGGCCGCCGTCGGCGCGTACCTGAGCGCGGTCCAGGCCGAGGCGACTGCACGTGGGTACCGCTTCGACGCCGACCGCATCCTTCGCCCGGGAATACCGGATGGCGCCATCCCCGTCACGAGCGGCCAGCTGGCGTACGAGTGGGCCCATCTGGGCGCCAAGCTGGAGCGCCGCAGCCCCGCCGACGCCGAGCGGTGGGCTGCGAGCAGCCCGGTGCCGCATCCGCTGTTCACCGTGGTCGAGGGGCCGGTGGAGTCGTGGGAGCGGGTGTCGTAG
- a CDS encoding MFS transporter, producing the protein MSPPTSPPSVVAASTPGAPAPGDHRADPGGEPAEQRRDRRMMAALVAAGVASFAQLYAIQGVLPGIARELSLSASTAALSVSAATTGLAVGVLLWAAIADRIGRLPCMRIAVAGTVVLGLATAFAPGLEVLLGLRFLTGLVVGGVPVLAVAYVYEQLAGARAAVAATVYISGTTVGGALGRLVAGPLGAWFGWRSALLGVGLVSLAAAALFLWLAPRERGARPAGAERSPGRIADSEPVPGRIRQALRAAPLVVLYVQAFLVTGSFVAVFNFLTFRLEAAPFFLPAALASLVFLAYFAGTASSRLAGRWLSRRGFAWTSLYGVLAMIAGLAILLVDRLPAIIVGLLLFTAGNFMSHAAAVATVGARAGEGFRGQASALYNIAFYLGSSVLGWLLGLAFDGVGWLGMTCGIAGALLVVVVLNVVGLRRAAGRA; encoded by the coding sequence GTGAGTCCTCCAACCTCTCCACCATCCGTCGTGGCGGCGTCCACGCCCGGCGCACCCGCCCCTGGTGACCATCGTGCGGATCCCGGGGGCGAACCCGCGGAGCAGCGCAGAGACCGCCGGATGATGGCGGCTCTCGTGGCGGCCGGCGTCGCGAGCTTCGCCCAGTTGTATGCGATTCAGGGGGTGCTGCCGGGGATCGCCCGGGAGCTGTCATTGAGCGCGTCGACGGCGGCACTGAGCGTCTCGGCCGCGACCACGGGGCTCGCGGTGGGTGTGCTGCTCTGGGCCGCGATCGCCGACCGGATCGGGCGACTGCCGTGCATGCGGATCGCGGTGGCCGGGACCGTGGTGCTCGGGCTGGCGACGGCCTTCGCACCCGGCCTGGAGGTCCTTCTTGGACTGCGGTTCCTCACGGGCCTCGTGGTCGGCGGCGTCCCGGTGCTCGCCGTCGCGTATGTGTATGAGCAGCTGGCAGGTGCCCGCGCGGCGGTCGCGGCGACCGTGTACATCTCGGGAACCACCGTCGGGGGAGCGCTGGGGCGGCTCGTGGCCGGACCGCTCGGGGCGTGGTTCGGGTGGCGGAGCGCCCTGCTCGGCGTGGGGTTGGTGAGTCTGGCGGCCGCGGCACTTTTCCTCTGGCTCGCTCCCCGGGAACGGGGAGCGCGGCCGGCGGGTGCTGAGAGGAGCCCGGGCCGCATCGCCGATTCCGAGCCGGTGCCGGGCCGCATCCGCCAGGCGCTCCGGGCCGCACCACTCGTCGTGCTGTATGTGCAGGCGTTCCTGGTGACGGGCAGCTTCGTGGCCGTGTTCAACTTCCTGACGTTCCGGCTCGAAGCGGCGCCGTTCTTCCTGCCGGCGGCGCTCGCCTCCCTGGTGTTCCTGGCCTATTTCGCGGGGACGGCGTCGTCGCGGCTGGCCGGACGGTGGCTCAGCCGCCGGGGCTTCGCGTGGACCAGTCTGTACGGCGTGCTCGCCATGATCGCGGGCCTCGCGATCCTGCTGGTCGACCGGCTGCCCGCGATCATCGTGGGCCTGCTGCTCTTCACCGCGGGGAACTTCATGTCCCACGCCGCGGCCGTCGCCACGGTCGGAGCCCGGGCGGGGGAAGGGTTCCGCGGACAGGCCAGCGCCCTCTACAACATCGCCTTCTACCTGGGCTCGTCCGTGCTCGGCTGGCTGCTGGGCCTCGCGTTCGACGGCGTGGGCTGGCTCGGGATGACCTGCGGCATCGCCGGTGCGCTGCTCGTCGTCGTGGTCCTCAACGTGGTGGGACTCCGGCGGGCGGCGGGCCGGGCCTAG
- a CDS encoding LysR family transcriptional regulator, whose amino-acid sequence MDMNPLLVRRLLPHLPLLVELSRTGSVTAAAEELGIPQPSASRSLARLGELLGVPLLQRVGRGVRLTEAGGILAEAAASALARVEDGVAAARAYGRQEDAVISVAYQNVLGETYVPRAVARLTARHPKVRFELSHGSRAACISRVRGGEVDLAVVADPPHVDDLRTVEFFTEPLVAAMSPQHPFAHRGRPVTAAELKTQDLIILRRGYGLHDSVHRILGTRGELPNATFEVDDTRDARGLAAAGLGVSVLPPSLGSGLEVAEVAIDHPAAHRVIGVVTPPVSTALVDEFVSVFRG is encoded by the coding sequence ATGGATATGAATCCTCTGCTCGTGCGCCGGTTGCTCCCCCATCTGCCACTGCTGGTCGAGCTGTCCCGCACGGGCTCGGTGACGGCCGCGGCCGAGGAACTCGGGATACCCCAGCCCTCGGCGAGCCGGTCCCTCGCCCGGCTCGGCGAGCTCCTGGGAGTGCCGCTGCTCCAGCGCGTGGGACGAGGGGTGCGTCTGACCGAGGCCGGCGGCATCCTGGCGGAAGCGGCCGCGAGCGCCCTTGCGCGGGTGGAGGACGGCGTCGCCGCCGCCCGGGCGTACGGCCGGCAGGAGGACGCCGTGATCTCCGTGGCGTACCAGAACGTCCTCGGAGAGACCTACGTCCCGCGGGCCGTCGCGCGACTGACCGCGCGCCATCCCAAGGTGCGCTTCGAACTCAGCCACGGCTCGCGGGCCGCCTGCATCAGCCGGGTGCGGGGCGGTGAGGTGGATCTCGCCGTCGTCGCGGATCCGCCGCACGTCGATGATCTGCGCACCGTCGAGTTCTTCACCGAACCGCTCGTGGCCGCCATGAGTCCCCAGCATCCGTTCGCACACCGCGGCAGGCCCGTGACGGCCGCGGAGCTGAAGACCCAGGACCTCATCATCCTGCGCCGCGGGTACGGTCTGCATGACTCGGTGCATCGGATTCTCGGGACCCGCGGCGAGCTGCCGAACGCCACCTTCGAAGTGGACGACACACGTGACGCACGCGGCCTCGCGGCGGCCGGACTCGGCGTCTCCGTCCTCCCGCCGAGCCTCGGATCCGGCCTCGAGGTCGCCGAAGTGGCCATCGACCATCCCGCCGCGCACCGCGTGATCGGCGTCGTGACGCCTCCAGTGAGCACCGCCCTGGTGGACGAGTTCGTCAGTGTGTTCCGCGGTTGA
- a CDS encoding PP2C family protein-serine/threonine phosphatase, with protein sequence MVDEARRQQALDRMGILDTPPDERVDRVARLAKEMFGVPMVSVSLLDRDRQWRKSQIGLGGAEAPREDSFCDYTVRQDATVIVEDASTTPEFAENPFVLGDPHLRFYAGHPLHAPGGEPIGTLCILDTTPREFGESQGALLRDLAFWVQTELARDQELDHAEVIQRSLRPQSNPELDGYTIAASVSPRGRLSGDFYDVALLDGTLRLTLADVMGKGTGPALVAAGVRASLRTAPGRSLAEAMAEADRLVEQDLGDTGMFVTAVHADVHPGAGRVELVDAGHGLAFIIRADGGWDHLRSLGLPLGMGLGTAKEREPAVATLAPGDCFVCCSDGLLDVLDPQDPFGHVERVIRDLGPEGAAREASRLAHDERASDDITVLIIRRDA encoded by the coding sequence ATGGTCGACGAGGCACGACGCCAGCAAGCACTGGACCGGATGGGGATCCTGGACACCCCGCCGGACGAGAGGGTGGACCGTGTGGCCCGCCTCGCCAAGGAGATGTTCGGCGTCCCCATGGTCAGCGTCTCGCTCCTGGACCGGGACCGGCAATGGCGCAAATCCCAGATCGGCCTGGGCGGCGCCGAAGCGCCCCGCGAGGACTCCTTCTGCGACTACACGGTCCGGCAGGATGCGACCGTGATCGTCGAGGACGCGAGCACGACGCCGGAGTTCGCGGAGAATCCCTTCGTCCTCGGCGACCCCCACCTCCGGTTCTACGCGGGGCACCCGCTGCACGCGCCGGGCGGCGAACCCATCGGCACCCTGTGCATCCTCGACACCACGCCCCGCGAATTCGGCGAGTCCCAAGGTGCTCTGCTCCGGGATCTCGCGTTCTGGGTGCAGACCGAACTGGCCCGTGACCAGGAGCTCGACCATGCCGAAGTCATCCAGCGCTCCCTCCGCCCGCAAAGCAATCCGGAACTGGACGGTTACACGATCGCGGCCTCGGTCTCACCCCGCGGACGCCTGTCCGGCGATTTCTACGACGTCGCGCTCCTCGACGGCACCCTGCGCCTGACCCTGGCCGATGTCATGGGCAAGGGCACCGGGCCCGCACTCGTCGCCGCGGGCGTGCGAGCCTCACTGCGCACCGCACCCGGCCGCTCGCTGGCGGAGGCGATGGCCGAAGCCGACCGCCTCGTCGAGCAGGACCTCGGAGACACGGGCATGTTCGTGACCGCGGTCCACGCCGACGTCCATCCCGGCGCGGGCCGCGTGGAACTGGTCGATGCCGGGCACGGTCTCGCCTTCATCATCCGGGCCGACGGCGGCTGGGACCACCTGCGCTCGCTCGGACTGCCGCTCGGCATGGGGCTCGGCACGGCGAAGGAACGTGAGCCCGCCGTCGCGACCCTCGCGCCCGGCGACTGCTTCGTCTGCTGCAGCGACGGTCTGCTGGACGTCCTCGACCCGCAGGACCCCTTCGGGCATGTCGAACGCGTCATCCGTGACCTTGGTCCCGAAGGCGCCGCGCGGGAGGCATCCCGACTGGCGCATGACGAGCGCGCGAGCGATGACATCACCGTGCTGATCATCCGGAGGGACGCATGA
- a CDS encoding glycosyltransferase family 2 protein translates to MTTRFVLIRILAVLSVLLGVNYIVWRWLASVDWAAWWIAVPLVLAETYSLIDTFLFALTMWRAKDRPRPQSEPQGTADVFITTYNEPLELVMATARAAQRIAYPHTTWILDDGARPEMERAAEEAGIGYLTRSDDWIGKPRHAKAGNLNNALFETDGEFLLILDADQVPDPLILHRTLGYFADDPEVALVQTPQWFINVDDADPLGSQAPLFYGPIQQGKDGWNAAFFCGSNAVLRREALMRLGIVGYVQDVTQSTLKALKAADSLIGREARAADDPELSRELGALRAEIVRAREAVLGGAPLAEATATLSDAVDRSAQSLLARDFAGIREDLEVIASLPIERDAELDLLVVDETRLDRLAAAELSPLGAVEAVQRLLEALRIDRGSEAQPILPMATISVTEDMATAMQLHSQGWRSVYHHEILARGLAPEDLRTMLTQRLRWAQGTLQVMLRDNPLVKRGLSGGQRLMYFATMWSYLSGFAALAYLAAPVIYLVFGVLPVTAWSGDFFARFLPAFIVNQLLFVVVARGMKTWRGQQYSLALFPVWIRACWTAVANVAFGRPLSFAVTKKDGRDTRGIPWREIWPQLTAIAVLVLALVIGVIRVIAGTADGTGTLVNTAWVCYDLLVLSVIIQAARYRGPAAVVAASEETVAEGDS, encoded by the coding sequence ATGACGACGCGCTTCGTCCTCATCAGGATCCTCGCCGTCCTCTCGGTGCTGCTCGGCGTCAACTACATCGTGTGGCGCTGGCTCGCCTCGGTGGACTGGGCCGCGTGGTGGATCGCGGTGCCGCTCGTGCTCGCCGAGACGTACAGCCTGATCGACACCTTCCTCTTCGCCCTCACCATGTGGCGCGCCAAGGACCGGCCCCGGCCACAGTCCGAACCCCAGGGCACCGCGGACGTCTTCATCACCACCTACAACGAGCCCCTCGAGCTCGTGATGGCCACGGCGCGGGCCGCGCAGCGGATCGCCTATCCGCACACCACCTGGATCCTCGACGACGGCGCCCGCCCCGAGATGGAGCGAGCCGCCGAGGAGGCCGGAATCGGCTACCTGACCCGCTCCGACGACTGGATCGGCAAGCCCCGCCATGCCAAGGCGGGCAACCTCAACAACGCGCTCTTCGAGACCGACGGCGAATTCCTCCTGATCCTCGACGCCGACCAGGTGCCGGACCCGCTCATCCTGCACCGCACGCTGGGCTACTTCGCCGACGACCCGGAGGTCGCCCTCGTCCAGACCCCGCAGTGGTTCATCAACGTGGACGATGCCGATCCGCTCGGCAGCCAGGCGCCCCTGTTCTACGGCCCCATCCAGCAGGGCAAGGACGGCTGGAACGCCGCGTTCTTCTGCGGCTCCAACGCGGTGCTGCGCCGCGAGGCCCTCATGCGGCTCGGCATCGTCGGCTACGTGCAGGACGTCACGCAGTCGACCCTGAAGGCTCTGAAGGCCGCGGACTCCCTGATCGGCCGGGAAGCCCGGGCGGCGGACGACCCGGAACTGAGCCGCGAACTCGGTGCTCTGCGAGCGGAGATCGTCCGCGCCCGGGAGGCCGTGCTCGGCGGCGCCCCGCTGGCCGAGGCGACCGCGACCCTGAGCGACGCCGTCGACCGTTCCGCACAGTCCCTCCTGGCACGCGACTTCGCCGGCATCCGCGAAGACCTGGAGGTCATCGCGAGCCTGCCGATCGAGCGCGACGCGGAACTCGATCTGCTGGTGGTCGACGAAACCCGCCTCGACCGGCTGGCCGCCGCGGAGCTGTCTCCGCTGGGAGCGGTCGAGGCCGTGCAGCGCCTGCTGGAGGCGCTGCGGATCGACCGCGGATCCGAGGCCCAGCCCATCCTGCCGATGGCGACCATTTCCGTCACCGAGGACATGGCCACCGCCATGCAGCTGCACTCCCAGGGCTGGCGGAGCGTGTACCACCACGAGATCCTCGCCCGGGGCCTGGCGCCCGAGGACCTGCGCACCATGCTGACGCAGCGGCTCCGCTGGGCGCAGGGCACCCTCCAGGTCATGCTCAGGGACAATCCGCTGGTCAAGCGCGGCCTGTCCGGCGGGCAGCGGCTCATGTACTTCGCCACGATGTGGAGCTACCTCTCCGGCTTCGCCGCGCTGGCCTACCTCGCGGCCCCGGTCATCTATCTGGTCTTCGGCGTCCTGCCCGTGACGGCCTGGAGCGGCGACTTCTTCGCCCGGTTCCTTCCGGCGTTCATCGTCAACCAGTTGCTGTTCGTCGTGGTGGCCCGGGGCATGAAGACCTGGCGCGGCCAGCAGTACTCGCTGGCGCTCTTCCCCGTCTGGATCCGCGCCTGCTGGACGGCGGTGGCGAATGTCGCCTTCGGCCGCCCGCTGAGTTTCGCCGTGACCAAGAAGGACGGCCGGGACACCCGGGGCATCCCGTGGCGGGAGATCTGGCCGCAGCTCACCGCGATCGCGGTGCTCGTGCTGGCGCTCGTGATCGGTGTGATCCGCGTCATCGCCGGCACGGCGGACGGGACGGGTACGCTCGTGAACACGGCCTGGGTCTGTTACGACCTCCTGGTCCTCAGCGTCATCATCCAGGCTGCCCGGTACCGCGGGCCGGCCGCCGTCGTCGCAGCATCCGAAGAAACCGTCGCCGAAGGAGACTCATGA
- a CDS encoding STAS domain-containing protein has product MNLTTTAHDGFAVVTIDGRLIASGAPLLRRAVEDLIGDGTSRVVVDLSRTEFIDSSGLGALIGGLKRTRVAGGDLRLAAVPDAVRSVLRLTNLDRVLGEYPTPETAFDER; this is encoded by the coding sequence ATGAACCTCACCACCACCGCCCACGACGGTTTCGCGGTCGTCACGATCGACGGCCGGCTGATCGCCTCCGGCGCCCCACTGCTGCGCCGCGCGGTGGAGGATCTGATCGGCGACGGGACCTCCCGCGTGGTCGTGGACCTGTCCCGCACCGAGTTCATCGACTCCTCCGGGCTCGGCGCGCTTATCGGCGGACTCAAGCGGACCCGCGTGGCGGGCGGCGACCTCCGCCTCGCGGCCGTGCCGGACGCGGTGCGTTCCGTGCTGCGGCTGACGAACCTGGACCGCGTGCTCGGCGAGTACCCGACGCCGGAGACGGCGTTCGATGAGCGGTGA
- a CDS encoding ATP-binding protein: MSGDREPVIHEGEASPGFVDEVLDALETLWLSAPSVPAEDRTLFMLAVSEVTTNIVQHSEPGVRVQVRLSADEGQLRAVVRDTAPAVVLDLESAELPDAESESGRGLALTVAVLDEFRHDGTEDGNLWTLRRSFGTAPR, translated from the coding sequence ATGAGCGGTGACCGCGAGCCGGTGATCCATGAGGGCGAGGCCTCCCCCGGCTTCGTCGACGAGGTGCTCGACGCCCTCGAAACGCTCTGGCTCAGCGCACCCTCCGTGCCGGCCGAGGACCGCACCTTGTTCATGCTGGCGGTCAGCGAGGTGACGACCAACATCGTCCAGCACAGTGAGCCGGGCGTGCGGGTGCAGGTGCGGCTCTCCGCCGACGAGGGGCAGCTGCGGGCGGTCGTGCGGGACACCGCGCCCGCCGTCGTGCTCGACCTGGAGTCGGCGGAACTCCCCGACGCGGAGAGCGAATCCGGGCGCGGGCTCGCGCTGACCGTCGCGGTCCTGGACGAGTTCCGGCATGACGGCACGGAGGATGGAAATCTGTGGACGCTCCGCCGTTCGTTCGGCACAGCACCCCGCTGA
- a CDS encoding ATP-binding cassette domain-containing protein: MTFRPAPLRAGAALAAFFVVARVLYRVLFNGADDGGTVLLDLPAFPLSAPYSSVTFLGAVTGSGLWEAILSALPIAAGILAFALLNSLVDVGRGFTVLARRGPLRGAARMLVVAWAALPALADAVRSVRLACVLRGERFGARALVPVLERTLEHASRVAAALELRGFAGDDAAGGRTAEPLLVEPVLAENATFGIGGTTITVPAFAPAPGTLTVLTGPTGSGKSTVLRGLAGLLSHVDGGTLSGTVRVAGIDRASVPPRDTAGLVGVVLQNPRAAFATTRVRDEIALALELRGIHGPAARARVLDIAAAVGVAEFLDRDLATLSAGEATLVAIAAAVVQEPALLLVDEPLADLDTSARRRVVAVLGELAHRHGVCVLVAEHRAGALTSVADDWWTLAGGVLVPDTAPLKTRAEDAVTFGEVTGPVAGPDGEPVLTATGLSLMRHGKTLLRDASLDLHPGHLTALVGPNGAGKSSLLVALALSGKHRDKELRGTVAASGVRIALVPDASDDLFTRDTVGAELRAAARRAPGDVTESDAWDRFRLLRAGGRIPDAGEHPRDLSAGERRILALTVQSLGEPGVLLIDEPTRGLDPAAREAVGTALEAAAGAGAAVLLATHDRDFAHGLGARILPMRDGVTPLPGDGAESKGAGGDDDKVRVAGTTEPSSIDQLWAHPLPPASRPTGPLRVTLRTWGARRPRLPRGAEAVTLLLANLLAFAAFCWPLVATALPEDAAAATPYAALAIAPLAAIAVVICLDGSVRSAQTVALLGVLAAVGSAVRVASTGVGGVEAVFILLILAGRAYGARFGLLLGAATIALSSAVWGGIGPWTPFQIFACAWVGAGAGLLPRRVRGVAELWMLGLYGVVASYLFGLLTNLWFWPFAVGAGTGISYLPGAPLLDNLRSFLLYSLLTSTAGWDTLRAVTTVVGIAVVGRAVLAALRRAKPVTAPAPRLGSRRGTASEDRAERLSLTP, encoded by the coding sequence GTGACCTTCCGGCCCGCGCCGCTACGCGCCGGGGCGGCCCTCGCCGCCTTCTTCGTGGTGGCGCGGGTCCTCTACCGCGTCCTCTTCAACGGAGCCGACGACGGCGGGACCGTCCTCCTCGACCTGCCGGCCTTCCCGCTCTCGGCGCCGTACTCCTCGGTCACCTTCCTGGGGGCCGTCACCGGGTCAGGCCTCTGGGAGGCGATCCTGTCGGCCCTCCCGATCGCGGCGGGCATCCTGGCGTTCGCGCTGCTCAACTCGCTGGTCGACGTGGGCCGCGGGTTCACGGTGCTCGCGCGCCGTGGCCCGTTGCGCGGGGCCGCCCGGATGCTCGTGGTGGCGTGGGCGGCCCTGCCCGCGCTGGCGGACGCGGTCCGGTCGGTGCGGCTGGCCTGCGTCCTGCGCGGTGAACGGTTCGGGGCGCGGGCCCTGGTCCCGGTCCTGGAGCGCACCCTCGAGCACGCGAGCCGTGTGGCCGCCGCGCTGGAACTGCGCGGCTTCGCCGGCGACGACGCGGCGGGAGGCCGGACGGCCGAGCCCCTCCTCGTCGAACCCGTTCTGGCCGAGAACGCCACCTTCGGCATCGGCGGAACGACGATCACCGTTCCCGCTTTCGCGCCGGCGCCCGGGACCCTGACTGTCCTCACGGGCCCGACCGGCTCCGGCAAATCCACGGTGCTGCGCGGCCTGGCCGGGCTGCTGTCCCACGTCGACGGCGGCACCCTCAGCGGCACCGTGCGCGTCGCCGGCATCGACCGTGCAAGCGTCCCGCCCCGCGACACCGCGGGCCTCGTGGGCGTGGTGCTCCAGAATCCCCGCGCCGCGTTCGCCACCACGCGGGTCCGTGACGAGATCGCCCTCGCCCTGGAACTGCGCGGTATCCACGGTCCGGCGGCCCGCGCTCGGGTGCTGGACATCGCGGCGGCCGTCGGCGTCGCGGAGTTCCTGGACCGCGACCTGGCGACCTTGTCCGCGGGTGAGGCGACCCTCGTGGCCATCGCGGCCGCCGTCGTGCAGGAACCGGCGCTGCTGCTCGTGGACGAACCGCTCGCCGACCTCGACACGTCCGCGCGGCGCCGCGTCGTCGCCGTGCTCGGCGAGCTCGCTCACCGGCACGGGGTGTGCGTCCTGGTCGCAGAGCACCGCGCCGGGGCGCTGACGTCCGTGGCCGACGACTGGTGGACCCTCGCCGGCGGCGTGCTGGTGCCGGATACCGCGCCCCTGAAGACTAGGGCGGAAGACGCGGTCACGTTCGGCGAGGTGACCGGGCCGGTCGCCGGGCCCGACGGCGAGCCCGTCCTCACCGCGACCGGGCTGTCCCTCATGCGCCACGGGAAGACCCTGCTCCGCGACGCGTCCCTGGATCTGCACCCGGGCCACCTCACGGCACTGGTCGGGCCCAACGGCGCCGGGAAGTCGTCGCTTCTCGTGGCCCTGGCGCTCTCCGGGAAGCACCGCGACAAGGAACTCCGCGGCACGGTCGCCGCCAGCGGCGTCCGGATCGCCCTCGTGCCCGACGCCTCCGACGACCTCTTCACCCGCGACACCGTCGGCGCCGAACTCCGGGCCGCGGCGCGGCGCGCGCCCGGCGACGTCACCGAGAGCGACGCCTGGGATCGGTTCCGGCTGCTCCGCGCGGGCGGCCGGATCCCCGACGCCGGCGAGCACCCCCGCGATCTCTCCGCCGGCGAGCGCCGCATCCTCGCCCTCACCGTGCAGAGCCTCGGCGAGCCCGGGGTCCTCCTGATCGACGAACCGACCCGCGGCCTGGACCCCGCGGCCCGGGAAGCGGTCGGCACAGCACTGGAAGCCGCCGCCGGCGCGGGCGCCGCGGTGCTCCTCGCGACCCACGACCGCGACTTCGCCCACGGGCTCGGCGCACGGATCCTGCCGATGCGCGACGGCGTCACGCCGCTGCCGGGTGACGGCGCGGAGAGCAAGGGCGCAGGCGGAGATGACGACAAGGTCCGAGTCGCGGGAACCACGGAGCCGTCCTCGATCGACCAGCTCTGGGCCCACCCCCTCCCGCCCGCCTCACGGCCCACCGGACCCCTCCGGGTCACCCTGCGCACCTGGGGAGCCCGACGCCCCCGTCTCCCCCGCGGCGCCGAAGCCGTCACCCTGCTCCTGGCGAACCTTCTGGCGTTCGCCGCCTTCTGCTGGCCCCTGGTGGCGACGGCGCTGCCCGAGGACGCCGCCGCTGCGACCCCGTACGCGGCCCTGGCGATCGCGCCGCTGGCCGCGATCGCCGTCGTGATCTGCCTGGACGGCTCGGTGCGGTCGGCGCAGACCGTGGCCCTGCTGGGGGTGCTGGCCGCGGTCGGGTCGGCGGTCCGCGTGGCGAGCACGGGAGTCGGCGGGGTCGAGGCCGTGTTCATCCTGCTGATCCTGGCCGGGCGGGCCTACGGTGCGCGGTTCGGGCTGCTGCTCGGCGCCGCGACGATCGCCCTGTCCAGCGCGGTGTGGGGCGGAATCGGGCCGTGGACGCCGTTCCAGATCTTCGCGTGCGCGTGGGTGGGGGCGGGCGCGGGTCTGCTCCCCCGGCGGGTCCGAGGAGTCGCGGAGCTGTGGATGCTCGGCCTGTACGGCGTGGTGGCGTCCTACCTCTTCGGCCTGCTCACGAACCTGTGGTTCTGGCCGTTCGCGGTGGGCGCCGGGACGGGCATCTCCTACCTGCCGGGCGCGCCGCTGCTCGACAACCTCCGGAGCTTCCTGCTCTACTCCCTGCTGACCTCGACGGCGGGCTGGGACACCCTGCGGGCCGTCACCACGGTGGTGGGGATCGCCGTCGTGGGCCGGGCGGTGCTCGCCGCGCTCCGGCGCGCGAAACCCGTCACGGCGCCCGCGCCCCGTCTCGGCTCCCGCCGCGGCACGGCGTCCGAGGACCGTGCCGAGCGGTTGAGCCTCACACCTTGA